The DNA region TGGGGCGGATGCTTGTCGAGGCCGTGCGTTCCCCGCGGCTGCACGAGCTGGCCAGTGCGGGACGGGTGCAGGCGACCGCCGACGAATTCCCCTTCCCGGTGCACGACGGCCGGCAGCTGCAGGCCCGCGCCACCCCGCTAAGCGGCGACGCCGGCGTTGCGATCGTCTTGCACGACGTGACGGAACTGCGACGCCTCGAGACGGTAAGGAGCGATTTCGTGGCGAATGTGTCACACGAGCTTCGCACGCCCGTGAGCGTCATCCGAGCCAATGCGGAGACGCTGCTGGACGGTGCCCTCGAGCAGCCAAGTGTGGCCCGTACCTTCTTGCAGGCCACGGTGCGCAACAGCGACCGGCTCTCGCAGCTCATCGCGGATCTGCTGGACCTGGCGTCCATAGAAGCGGGTAGCTACCGTCTGGAACTTGAGTCGACCGCCCCGGCCGCCGTGGCCCTGCGGGTAGCGGAAAGCCTCAAGCGCGCCTCGAGCGAAAAAAACTCGTGCATCAGCATCAGCATCGACGCCGAGCTGCGCGTCCGCGGCGACGAGAAGGCGCTCGAGCAGGTGCTGACGAATTTGATCGACAACGCGCTCAAGTACAGCCAAAACGGTGCGCACGTCGATGTCCGCGCGCAGGACCAAACCGATGATCAATCCGTGCGAATCGAGGTAATCGATGACGGCCCAGGCATCGCTCCGCAACACCGTGAGCGCATCTTCGAGCGCTTCTATCGGGTCGACGCTGGCCGCTCGCGCGAGCTGGGCGGGACGGGCCTAGGCCTGTCTATCGTGCGCCACCTGGTGGACACCATGGGAGGCAGCGTGGGCGTGGAACCGGCAAGGCCGCGCGGGGCTCGCTTCTGGTTCACGTTACCGCGCGCGACGGCGTGATGCGCTCCAAGCCTCGCAGCGAACCTGCCCCGAACGGGCCGACCGACCGATACCAGCGACGCGCGGCCCTCGCCGAGTCAGAAAGAGCGGTTTTGAGCCGGGTGCAACCCGCATCAATGCGCGCCAAAAAGGCTGCTGTCACCGGGCTGTCACACTGGCCCCCCAAATTGGCCCAGGCAGTGTCAAGGAGAGTGACCATGAGCGTCGCACCGTTCCGTTGCGACAACGTGCAAGGGCGCGCCGTACAGGCGCTCGTGCTCTGTTGCGTGCTTGCGCCGGGGTGCTCCAAACACCGAGCGGGCGAGCCAAGCTCCGGCGCGACGGCGTCGACCGCCGATGTCGCGGCCACCATCGCTATCGATGGTTCCAGCACGGTCTTTCCCATCAACGAGGCGGTCGCCGAGGAGTTCCAGAAAAAGCACGAGAGCCGCGTTACGATCGGTGTCTCGGGCACGGGCGGAGGCTTCAAGAAGTTCTGCAACAAGGAAACCGCCATTACCGGCGCGTCACGACCCATCAAGCCCAGCGAGGTGCAGTTGTGCAAGGGCAACGCGGTCGAGTACATCGAGCTGCCGGTTGCCTACGATGGCATCGCGGTTGTGGTGCACCCCGACGCGAGCTGGATCGACGCGATCAAGGTCGAGGAACTGCAACGCCTGTGGCGACCCGAAGCTCAAAAAACGCTGACACGCTGGAATCAACTGCGCCCGCAATGGCCGGACGAGGAGATCCGGCTATTCGGACCCGGCGTAGACTCCGGCACGTACGACTACTTCACCAAGGCCATCGTCGGCAAGGAGCACTCCAGTCGCGGCGATTTCACCTCGAGCGAGGACGACAACGTGCTCGTGCAGGGGATCGCTACCGACGTGCAGGCGCTCGGCTACTTCGGGTACGCGTACTATGCCGAGAACAAGAATCGGCTCAAGGTCGTGCCCGTCGACGACGGCAAGGACGACAACGGCAAGGGGCCGATCGCGCCATCCGCTACCACCGTGGCCGATGGCACCTACCAGCCGCTGTCGCGGCCGATCTTCATCTACGTCAGCAAACAGGCGGCCGATCGGCCCGGTGTGCAGCGCTTCATCGGTTTCTACTTGGCCAATGCCCCCGAGTTGGTCGAAGAGGTCGGCTATATTCCCCTTCCCGGCAGAGCCTACCGCCTGGTAGCTACCCGCTTCGAAAAGCGGGTGACCGGCTCCCTGTTTGCCGGGCACGGCTCCCGCGTGGGTGTGACCGTGGAAGAGCTCCTCGCCGGCAACTGAGGGGTCGACGCGTATGAGCTTCGACCCGCGCACGAGCAAGGCGCCCGGCCGCCTGGTGGACCCCGGTAGCCCGGTGGATGCAGCCGGTCGCCTGATCGATGCACACCAGCAGCTCAGACAGGGAGCAGGGCGCAGGCAGTACATCGCCAGCTCTCTTGCCCGAGCCGTATTGACCGGGGCGACATCGATCCGACACGCTCGGACTGCTGGGATACGCCTAGTGGAACCAAGCGAGATCGCTGTCCGCACGCGCAGCATCATCGGTCGTGCCACGCCGACGTCGGAGAGGCTCATCGAGGCCGGCCTCTTGGCCTGCGGGGTGCTGTCCATAGCAACGACGCTTGGCATCCTGTCGGTCCTCGTTTTCGAGACGCTGGCGTTCTTCCGGGAAGTGTCGCTGGCCGACTACTTCCTGGACCTCGAGTGGACCCCACTTTTTGCGGAGAAGCACTTCGGGATCTGGCCTCTGCTCTCCGGAACCGCACTCACCAGCGCCATCGCCGTGTCCGTGGCACTACCGTTCGGCCTCTTGGCGGCGGTGTACCTCAGCGAGTTCGCCCGGCCGTCGGTCAGGAGTGCGCTCAAGCCTGCGCTTGAGGTCCTCGCAGGCGTGCCCACTATCGTGTACGGCTATTTCGCCCTGGTCCTGGTAAGCCCGTTGCTTCAGAAGGTCGTGCCCGGGCTGGCCGGGTTCAGCGCCTTGAGCGCCGGCGTGGTCATGGGCATCATGATCATCCCGCTGATTTCGTCGCTATGCGAGGACGCCATGTTCGCCGTACCCAACGGCCTGCGTGAGGGAGCGTACGCGCTGGGTGCCGACAAGCTGGCTACCATCGTGCGCGTGATCTTGCCGAGCGCGTCGTCGGGCATCACGGCCTCGGTCATCCTGGCGGTGTCTCGGGCGATCGGCGAGACCATGATCGTCACGATCGCAGCCGGGCAGCAACCCAGGCTGACCGCGGACCCTCGGGTGCCGATCGAGACCATGACGGCCTACATCGTCCAGGTGAGCATGGGCGACACTCCGACCGGCACGATCGAATACCGGACCATCTTCGTGGTGGGCGCCACGCTGTTCTGCATGACTCTCGTCATGAACGTGCTCAGCCACCTCCTCGCCAGTCGCATTCGCTCCCGGGCACGTCATGAAACCGCATAGGCGACGACTCACTGAACGGCTTTTCGAGGCGCTTTGCCTGAGCGCGGTGGTGCTCCCGCTATGCGTGCTGTTGCTGCTGGTGGGCGACGCTGTCGTCGATGGGCTCGGCAGGATCGACATGGGATTCGTGACCGGGCTCCCGTCTCGCAAACCGGAGCTGGCAGGGATATTGCCCGCTTTCGTCGGAAGCCTGTACCTGATCTTGCTCACCGCAGCGATAGCGCTGCCTCTGGGCGTGGGCGCAGCGATCTACCTCGAGGAGTACGCGCGTCCGGGAGATCGCTTCGCCTCGCTGCTCGAGGTGACCATAGCCAATCTGGCCGGCGTTCCGTCGGTGATCTATGGACTGCTGGGGCTTGGTGTGTTCGTGCGCACGCTCGGTCTCGGGCGCAGTCTGATCGCGGGCGCCTGCACGATGGCGCTGCTCGTACTGCCGATCGTGATCATGGCCTCGCGGGAAGCGCTGCGGACGGTGCCCGGTTCACTGCGCGAAGCGGGCCTCGGCATGGGTGCAACACGCTGGCAGACCGTGCGTCAGGTCGTGCTGCCGATGGCGTTGCCCGGGATCCTGACGGGCGCCATCCTCGCCGTATCGCGAGCGATCGGCGAGACCGCGCCGCTGATCGTTGTCGGCGCGCTCACCTACGTCACCTTCCTGCCCGATGGCTTGGATGCGCCCTTTACGGCTCTTCCGATCCAGATCTTCAACTGGGTATCCCGCCCCCAGAAGGCCTTCCTGGTCAACGCCGCCGCCGGAATCGTCGTGCTGCTGGGGGCGATGCTCGTGCTCAACGCGCTCGCCGTGTACTTGCGCCACCGCCATCAGCTCAGGAAGTAGCCACAGGGGAGCAGGACCAGCCATGGACCAGCCAGCGCAATCCGAACCACGGGCACGCGCGAACCGGGCGAGCGACCAGCCGATCACCGGCGTGAAAATCGGTTCCGAGGCCCTATCGGCCTGGTTTGGCGACAAGCAGGTCCTAAGGTCCGTGAGCTTGGAGATCCGCGAACACCAGGTCACCGCGATCATCGGGCCTTCAGGCTGCGGGAAATCGACCTTCATCCGCTGCCTCAACCGCCTGCACGAACTGGTGCCGCTCGCCCGGCTGGAAGGGCGAGTCACGCTGGACGGGTCGGACATCTACGCCAAGGAGGTGGACCCCACCTTCCTCCGACGTCGCGTCGGCATGGTGTTCCAGAAGCCGAACCCGTTTCCGAGCATGACGATCCGCGACAACGTTTTGGCCGGGCTAAAGCTCACCGGGAAGCTGCCACGCGCGCACGCGAGCGAGATCGTCGAGCGCTCGTTGCGGCAGGCAGCCCTGTGGGAGGAGGTGAAGGACCGGCTGGATGAGCCCGGTGCTGCGCTGTCCGGTGGCCAGCAGCAACGCCTGTGCATCGCCCGTTCGCTGGCAGTGCAGCCGGACGTTATCCTCATGGACGAACCCTGTTCGGCGCTGGACCCGATCGCCACAGCCCGCATCGAAGATCTGATACAAACGTTCCGCCAGCACTACACAGTGGTCATCGTTACGCATAATATGCAGCAGGCTGCGCGCGTGTCCGACTCCACCGCGTTCCTTCTCCTGGGAGAGTTGGTCGAGTTCAGCCGAACGGATCGGATGTTCACCATGCCAACCGATCCTCGCACAGAGGACTACATCACGGGCAAATTCGGCTAGATTGGACCTTCAGGCCCACCAAACACGGGACGGCCAAGTGCCGAGACCCAAGCTGCACACAGATCGCGAGTACGAGCAGCAGCTACGCGAGCTCAAAGAAAACGTGTTGCTCATGGCCGGGCGAGTCGAAGAGATGATCGACAGCTCGGTGCGCGCGCTGGTGCAGGGCGACAGCGAGCTTGCGCGTCGGACCATCAGGAGTGATCGCAAGGTCAACCGCGCCGAGCTGGACATCGACGAGCTATGCATGCTGCTGCTGGCGAAACGCCAGCCCGTGGCTTCGGACCTGCGTCGTATCACCTTCACGCTGAAGATGGTCACGGATCTGGAGCGCATCGGCGATCTCGGCGTCAATATCGCGGAACGTGCACTGGACCTCGAGCGTCTGCCCCGCTGGCCGCTGTACGAGGGCATCGTTGACATGGCAGCGATCACCCGCTCCATGGTGAAGGACGCCATCGACGCATTCGTCCAGGGAAACGTGGATCAGGCCGCGGCGGTCATCGAGCGGGACGACAAAGTAGACGAGCTGTACACGCACGTGTTTCACGAAGCCCTGGAGCTGATGCGCAAGGAGCCCGCCACGATCCAGCGCGGCATTCACGTGCAGTCCGTGGCCAAATGGCTCGAGCGCGTCGCCGATCACAGCACCAATTTGGCCGAGCAGGTCATCTT from Pseudomonadota bacterium includes:
- a CDS encoding ATP-binding protein → MRGKLFWVSLLLFVIAGAASGSYLEGALRRWLIGRVHNELVRHASAARVAVELTPEGPPPASLDPVADRLGEATSTHICIISEDGRILGDSERQEHSQADLEDQHHHPEVRAALAGGVGTSQRLGATTDSEMLYVALGYRRPTGAGVVRSSMSLGEVDEVVNGLRLVLVAAGILGLIIAVFGSGLASHLMSRALVELVERARRLALGRQRRIEVSSKDEIGRLAGSFNRLARELDSAVSSLAEERIRLQAVLEGMSEAVVALDSNLRITLMNPAALGLLQVTEDAVGRMLVEAVRSPRLHELASAGRVQATADEFPFPVHDGRQLQARATPLSGDAGVAIVLHDVTELRRLETVRSDFVANVSHELRTPVSVIRANAETLLDGALEQPSVARTFLQATVRNSDRLSQLIADLLDLASIEAGSYRLELESTAPAAVALRVAESLKRASSEKNSCISISIDAELRVRGDEKALEQVLTNLIDNALKYSQNGAHVDVRAQDQTDDQSVRIEVIDDGPGIAPQHRERIFERFYRVDAGRSRELGGTGLGLSIVRHLVDTMGGSVGVEPARPRGARFWFTLPRATA
- a CDS encoding PstS family phosphate ABC transporter substrate-binding protein, producing the protein MSVAPFRCDNVQGRAVQALVLCCVLAPGCSKHRAGEPSSGATASTADVAATIAIDGSSTVFPINEAVAEEFQKKHESRVTIGVSGTGGGFKKFCNKETAITGASRPIKPSEVQLCKGNAVEYIELPVAYDGIAVVVHPDASWIDAIKVEELQRLWRPEAQKTLTRWNQLRPQWPDEEIRLFGPGVDSGTYDYFTKAIVGKEHSSRGDFTSSEDDNVLVQGIATDVQALGYFGYAYYAENKNRLKVVPVDDGKDDNGKGPIAPSATTVADGTYQPLSRPIFIYVSKQAADRPGVQRFIGFYLANAPELVEEVGYIPLPGRAYRLVATRFEKRVTGSLFAGHGSRVGVTVEELLAGN
- the pstC gene encoding phosphate ABC transporter permease subunit PstC; its protein translation is MEAGLLACGVLSIATTLGILSVLVFETLAFFREVSLADYFLDLEWTPLFAEKHFGIWPLLSGTALTSAIAVSVALPFGLLAAVYLSEFARPSVRSALKPALEVLAGVPTIVYGYFALVLVSPLLQKVVPGLAGFSALSAGVVMGIMIIPLISSLCEDAMFAVPNGLREGAYALGADKLATIVRVILPSASSGITASVILAVSRAIGETMIVTIAAGQQPRLTADPRVPIETMTAYIVQVSMGDTPTGTIEYRTIFVVGATLFCMTLVMNVLSHLLASRIRSRARHETA
- the pstA gene encoding phosphate ABC transporter permease PstA, with the translated sequence MKPHRRRLTERLFEALCLSAVVLPLCVLLLLVGDAVVDGLGRIDMGFVTGLPSRKPELAGILPAFVGSLYLILLTAAIALPLGVGAAIYLEEYARPGDRFASLLEVTIANLAGVPSVIYGLLGLGVFVRTLGLGRSLIAGACTMALLVLPIVIMASREALRTVPGSLREAGLGMGATRWQTVRQVVLPMALPGILTGAILAVSRAIGETAPLIVVGALTYVTFLPDGLDAPFTALPIQIFNWVSRPQKAFLVNAAAGIVVLLGAMLVLNALAVYLRHRHQLRK
- the pstB gene encoding phosphate ABC transporter ATP-binding protein PstB, whose protein sequence is MDQPAQSEPRARANRASDQPITGVKIGSEALSAWFGDKQVLRSVSLEIREHQVTAIIGPSGCGKSTFIRCLNRLHELVPLARLEGRVTLDGSDIYAKEVDPTFLRRRVGMVFQKPNPFPSMTIRDNVLAGLKLTGKLPRAHASEIVERSLRQAALWEEVKDRLDEPGAALSGGQQQRLCIARSLAVQPDVILMDEPCSALDPIATARIEDLIQTFRQHYTVVIVTHNMQQAARVSDSTAFLLLGELVEFSRTDRMFTMPTDPRTEDYITGKFG
- the phoU gene encoding phosphate signaling complex protein PhoU; the encoded protein is MPRPKLHTDREYEQQLRELKENVLLMAGRVEEMIDSSVRALVQGDSELARRTIRSDRKVNRAELDIDELCMLLLAKRQPVASDLRRITFTLKMVTDLERIGDLGVNIAERALDLERLPRWPLYEGIVDMAAITRSMVKDAIDAFVQGNVDQAAAVIERDDKVDELYTHVFHEALELMRKEPATIQRGIHVQSVAKWLERVADHSTNLAEQVIFMVKGKDVRHPSLRRETR